The following nucleotide sequence is from Vibrio sp. SCSIO 43136.
AGAACTTAACAAAGAAGAAGCGTTTTATTTAAGACAGGAGAAGCGTAACGCCGCCAAACTGGCGAAAAACCCTGATGCGACTGTGAAAATCCGTAGCTACACTGGTAAGCCAACCTTTTTTGATCAAATTGTAACGAGCTTAGTGACGGTAGCCGCTGGATTTATCTTGGCGACAGCGATAGCCATCCCCGCAGGGATTGTGTTGGGTCTTAACCAAAGTGTTTATCAGGCATTTAACCCGATCATTCAGCTGCTTAAGCCCGTGTCGCCACTTGCATGGCTTCCTATCGTGACCATGGTGGTGAGTGCGCTCTACGTGAGTGATGATCCTATGGTCGCCAAGTCGTTCGTTAACTCATTGCTGACGGTAGCGTTATGTAGCTTATGGCCAACGCTAATCAATACAGCGGTTGGTGTGGCGAGTGTCGAAAAAGACCTACTGAATGTAAGTAAGGTACTGCAACTGTCTTGGTGGAAACACCTTGTGCACATCGTTCTACCATCTTCTGTACCTATGATCTTCACTGGTCTGCGATTGTCACTGGGTATTGCTTGGATGGTACTTATTGCCGCAGAGATGCTGGCACAAAACCCGGGTCTGGGTAAGTTTGTTTGGGATGAGTTCCAAAACGGCAGCTCAAACTCATTAGGCCGCATCATGGTTGCGGTGATCACTATCGGCTTTATCGGTCTGCTACTCGATAGAGGCATGCTGGCACTACAAAAACATGTGTCATGGAATAAACAGCAAGTGCTGAGATAACCCGTAGCCAGATAAGAAAAATAAAGCCTTAAGGAGAGTGTTATGTCCCAACCATTTTTAGATTTAACCCAGCTTGGAATGCGGTTCCCTACGCCACAAGGGGAGTTTGTGGCACTGAAGAATGTTGATCTACCGATTGAGAAAGGTCAGTTTATTTCACTTATCGGCCACTCAGGTTGTGGTAAGTCTACCGTTTTGAACTTGGTCGCCGGCCTTTTAGACCCGACCGATGGTGGTGTGATCCTCGATGGCAAAGAAGTCGATGGGCCAGGACCTGAGCGAGCAGTGGTGTTCCAAAACCACTCTCTATTACCGTGGATGACTGTGTATCAAAATATCGAGCTAGCCGTAAAACAGGTCGCTCAAGGACAGTCAAAAGCGTGGGTGAAAGAGCAAGTAGAGCATTATCTTTCTTTGGTACAAATGACCCACGCTAGCGATAAAAAGCCCGATGAGATTTCTGGTGGTATGAAGCAACGTGTGGGTATTGCTCGTGCACTGGCTCTAAAACCCAAAGTTCTGCTGATGGATGAACCGTTTGGCGCACTAGATGCCTTGACTCGTGCTCACTTGCAAGATGCCTTGATGGAAATCCAAGCTGACCTCAATAACACCGTAATTATGATCACTCACGATGTTGATGAGGCGGTGCTGCTGTCGGATCGCATTGTGATGATGACCAACGGCCCAGCAGCGACTATCGGCGAGGTACTCGATATTGAGCTGCCACGACCACGAAACCGAGTCGAGTTGGCGGACAACGCTACTTATCAATCGTACCGACAGTCGGTGTTGAAATTCCTTTATGAAAAACAAGCGCATGTTAAGCCTGCGCCAAAGCCAGCCAAGCAAACTAACGTTGCTTAAATTATAAACCTTTCTTCCTGTCGCCCTAATTTAGAATTCAAACTCTAATTAGGGCGCTTTTTTGTACGCCAAATAACCTTTTAGTAATTTAATTGGAAGTTTTTATTACAGTCTGCTGATTATTGGTCGAAACTATAGGTGCATAAAATTGTTTAACAGGAAGAACAATGAAATTACTCACTACCCTTTTAGCCGCTTGCTTAAGTACGTCTGTTTTGGCTAAACCTTTAGTAGTGCCTGGTAAACCTGGAGAAGAAAAGTTGATGCAATACGTGTTTGAAGAGCTCGTCAAACGCAGTGATCGCTTCGACAGCATAAAACATCTCTATGGTCAGGATGGGGACCCCAACACCGCTAAAATGATGGCTGACCTTGATAGCGGACAACTCGATATTGCGTATGTCGCAGGTTCTAAAGATTTAGAAGCGGCGCATACGGCGATCTATTTTCCGATCTATCGTGGTTTGCTTGGCATGCGTTTGCCGATCGTAAAAGCTCAAAACAGTAATATTTTCAGTGGTGTAAATAGCTTTAACCGGATGCAGCAGTTTGTTGCTTGTCAGGGAAAAGCGTGGCCAGATACCTTCATTCTTGAAGCCAATGGCATCAAGATTGCGAAGAGTTTGAAATACCCGAACCTGTTTCCAATGCTAGAAGGTGATCGTTGTGATTACTTCCCACGTGGGGTATTTGAACCTTTTACCGAGGTGGAAAACCACAAGGATCTAAATCTCGTCGTGGATAAGCACGTTATCGTGCGTTATCGCATGCCATTTTATTTCTTTACAGCAAAAAACAACCCAGAGCTAGCGGAACACTTTTATCAAATCTTGTTGGAGATGTTTGAAGACGGCACTTACAACCAGCTGTTTTTTAATGATCCACAAGTTTCTGAGTCTTTGAAACTGGCGGGCCTTGAAAAGCGAGTCATTTTCGACCTAGATAACCCTTATTTAACCGAACGCTCTAAACAAATCCCAGCAAAATTCTGGTTTGATCCACTTCAAGGTGAAAAATAATGAAAAGTATAACCGCCAAAATTTTATCCGTATTAACGGTGCTTCTGCTTGTGGTTGGAGCGATTATTTCTGCCACGCTTTATTGGAGTAACGGGGATGAGTTGCAGCAAGAGTTTGCCCAAGACCAGCAAAACTTGTCTAAGCAGCTGGAAGTTATTCTGCAAGAGCCTGTCTACGTTTATGACAAAGACATTATTCAATCAATCATCGAGTCATTTAACTCCAACTCCATGGTTGCGGACATCAGTGTTGTTGACCACCGTGGCCAATCGTTGGGCCAAACCAACTCAAGCACTGCAGCGGATGATAGCTTTACAGTGCCACTGGCTTGGGAAGGCAAACCTATTGGTGAAGTTAAAGTAGGTATTTCTCACCTAGCGATGCAAAAAACGCTGGATCAGCTGTTAATGCAATCGGTGTTATCTGTGTTGGCAACGATCGCACTGGCAGTCATCGTGTTGGTTTCGGTGTTGCAAAAGTTGGTTCTACAACCTCTTCAGAAAGTGAACTCAGTATTGGGTGATATTGCTTCTGGTGGTGGTGACTTGACTGCACGTATTCCGGTCGAAACTCAAGATGAGATTGGCCAGTTGTCTGGGCGCTTCAATGCCTTTATTGAAACCATTCAAAACATCATCAAGGACATGAGTGTTGCCTCTGAATCGCTGGATAAAGCGTCTGCGAGCGTGAGCAGCATCGTTGAGAATGCTCGCCGCTCAAATGCAACTCAGATGGAGCTTACTTCGAGTTCAGCAACCAACATTGAGCACCTAGATGTTGCGACGCAAGAGATCGCTCAGAGCACGGAATCAACGGTGCAAAAAGCGAACCAAGCTTGTGACGTGGCAGATAAGAGCAAAGCATCTATCGAAGCAAACATCAACAATATTCGCTCACTCGTGGATAACCTTGAAATTGCTACCGAAGAAGTGGCGAGCTTGAAAGATACCAGTGACAACATCGGTAGCGTACTTGACGTGATTAAAGGTATCGCTGAGCAAACCAACCTTCTGGCACTTAACGCAGCAATCGAAGCCGCACGTGCAGGTGAGAGTGGTCGAGGCTTTGCAGTGGTAGCGGATGAAGTTCGTGCACTGGCAAGTAAGACACACGACTCCACCACAGAAATTGAAACCATTATCGAAGAGCTACAAAAACGTGCTGAAGCGTCGCATAAAGCGACTCAAGCAAGTAAGTCGATGGTGGGTGAGACCATTGACCAAGCGCAGCAAACGGGTGTGGCGCTTGAGCAGATCAGTTCTGAGATGACCGGTATCAACGACATGGTGATCATGATTTCTAGTGCGTGTGAAGAGCAATCCAACGTGACTCAATTGGTAAGTAACGACATGGCCCAGCTCAAGTCAGGTGCAGAGCAGCTTGAACAAGAAAGCTCGCACACTGAGCAGGTGGTTAATCAGTTGATTGATATCGGCGGTCAGCTCACTTCACAAATCGCTCGCTTTAAGTATTAAGCCTTAGCCCCACAGCAATGTGGGGCTTTTTGTTGAAATACGGATCATATTTACACTGTAAACTTACATTTATGGGTCGCAGTAAAGAGAGATTCGACTTAGAATAAAAAAAGATCAGCTTACTAATGAGCTGACTCTCACACAGTCAATAATCTTCGGCTAACCTTAAATGACAGCATAGTCATTCTGGCTGAATCGTTGAGATACTAAATGAGTAAAAAAGAAGAATTTCAGAAGGCTACGGAAAACCTGCGCAAAGCAGTCCCGCTAATGATCAAAAATCAGGTGCCTACAACACCGAGCAACTACGCTCTGTGGTACACCTATGTTGATAATACTTTGCCTGAACTTAACCGCGACTTAGACCAAGTGATTGATGAGTTCGGTATTTGCCCATCAGCGCAGACAGACGCTCTGTACCGTACCCATGTTGCTCAAAAAACAGAAACGGATGTCGCTCACATGCGCCTAAGTTTGGAGCGCCTGCTGAGTGAAGTGGGTCATTCAATGAATGACACATTGAATAACACCAGCGCCTTCCAGAACCAAATGGACAAGAGTTTTGGCAGCCTTGAACGCATGGAAGATGACGGTTTATCTTTCGAAGAGGTGATGGGGTTAGTTCGCAAGCTTTTGGTGGAATCGAAAGATATTCGCCACACAACCCAATTTTTGAACAACCAACTCAACACCGCCAGCAGTGAAATCGAGCAGCTAAAAGAGAAACTAGAAAAGGTTCAGCAAGACTCCTTATATGATGGATTGTCTAGCTTGATGAATCGCCGTGCTTTCGATAAAGACATGGAAGCTTACACTGCGTCGGGCGAGCCGTTTAGTTTGATCCTACTCGATATCGATCACTTCAAGAATTACAACGATCAATTTGGTCACCTGTTTGGCGATATGGTGATTAAGTCGATAGCGAAAAGATTGCAAACCAGTTGCCGTGAAGGCATTGCGGCCTATCGTTTTGGTGGCGAAGAGTTTGCGTTGATCTGCCCAAATAAGCAGCTTCGTTTGGCGATTCGATTTGCAGAATCCGTGCGCACCAGTCTTGAGAAGCTCAAGATCCGTGATAAACGAACGGGTAAACAGGTAGAGTCGATCACTGCCTCTTTTGGTGTTGCTGAGTTCCAACCCGATGAAACCGCCCATGACTTGGTCGACAGAGCCGATATTCAGCTCTACGAAGCTAAGCGTCTGGGACGAAATCGAGTGTTGCCGATATAGACATATTAGATACGACAAAGCCGACCATAAGGTCGGCTTTGTTTTATTATTAGTTTTACTTTAAGCAAACGCTTTATTCGTTTGGCGTTTATCAAGCATGCCACTTAGATAGGTGAGTAGCAAAGCACCAACAACAATCAAAGCACCCGCCCACGGCGTATTCATAACGCCAGAGCTTGCAACAATCTCACCGCCACCCCATGCGCCTAGGGCAATACCCACATTGAATGCTGCGATATTGAGGCCAGAGGCGACGTCAACCGCATCGGGTACATATTTCTCAGCTAAAGAAACCACATACACTTGCAGGCCTGGCACATTACCAAAGGCAAACGCACCCCAAATCAAGATGGTCAATACCGCACTGACTGGGTGGTAAGCGGCTACATTGAATACCAATAAGATACTGGCTAGGCCGACAAAGATAATTTTTAGTGCTTTTACTGGCCCAAGTTTATCGGCCATTTTTCCACCCCAGATATTGCCGACGGCCACCGAAACACCATACACCAGCATGATAAGTCCAATCGTGCTCTCTCCAAAGCCACTCACTTGTTGCAAGATAGGGGCGAGGAAAGTAAACGCAGTGAACGTGCCGCCGTAGCCGAGTGCTGTAATGGCATAAACTAAGAGTAAACGAGGGTGGGTCAAGACCTTTAGCTGAGCACTGAGCTTAGTCGCTGGTGGTTGTTTTAAGTTTGCAGGGACTAGCCAAGCACTGCCGATTAAAGCGATAAGCCCTAACACTGCGACGGTTAAGAATGTCGCCTGCCAGCCAAATGTCTGACCGATATAGGTGCCTAGTGGTACGCCTGTCACCAGCGCAACAGTTAACCCCGTGAACATGATAGCAATGGCACTTGCCGCTTTGTCTTTACTCACTAGCCCAGTCGCAATCGTCGAGCCAATAGAGAAAAACACCCCGTGTGCTAGACCGGTGAGTATTCTCGCCATCACAAGTGTCGAGTAGCTAGGGGCTTGCCAAGCTAACAGGTTACCAGCCACAAACAGGGCCATGACAGATAGCAGCACTTTCTTGCGTGGCCAGTTCCCTGTTAGGGCAGTGAGTACAGGTGCACCAATGGCGACACCTAGGGCATATAGGCTGACCAGCAAACCAGCAGAGGGCAGTGAAACGTTAAGGTCTGCAGCCATAGTTGGCAACAGGCCAACGATAACAAATTCGGTGGTTCCGATAGCAAAAGCGCTGAGCGTCAGTGCGAGCAAAGCTAATGGCATAATAAATTCTCTCAAGGTTGGAATGCGGGCTATTATCGGTAGAAATTTCATTGTTAAAAACAGTATGATTGGCAAATAACTTTTGTTGATTTGACAAAAATGGAGGGGGCATGCTGACCCGTTCAGATGATTTAGAAGTGCTCTTGGCGGTGGTGGATACTGGCGGTTTTTCTTCGGCCGCACAGGCGTTAGATATTCAAGTTGCGAGAGTGTCGCGAGCGGTGACTCGTATTGAGCAGCAACTTGGGACTTCACTGCTCAATCGCACCACACGTCGAGTAGAGTTAACTGACGAAGGCGCACAGTTCGTGGACTCAGTGCGGCAAGGTCTATTGCTGTTAGAGCAAGCTGAGCAAACGCTAGTGGAACAAGATGCCAAACCCAAAGGTAAACTCCGAGTTGACGCAGTCAGCCCTTTCCTCATCCATCAACTCGTGCCCTTGATGCAGGAGTTTAAGCATGAATACCCAGATATTGAGCTAGAGCTGACCTCTAATGAAGGGATCGTAGATCTACTAGAGAAACGTACCGATGTGGCGATTCGGATTGGTCGGTTGAGCGATTCGACACTGCATGCAAGGCCGTTGGGAAAAAGCCGCTTGCACATCGTTGCCTCTCCAGCTTATCTAAAGCGATGCGGGGTGCCACAAAAGATCTCACAAATAACCCAGCATCAATTGCTTGGGTTTTCGGGGGCGAAAACGCTCAATCAATGGCCTCTACCTGAGATAGGCAGCATTACCCCCACCATGATTTCTAGTAATGGAGAAACCGTGCGTCAGTTGGCGCTTGCGGGTAATGGCATTGCTTGCTTGTCCGAGTTCATGCTTAAAGAGGATTTGGAATCAGGTGCTCTGGTGAGTCTATTTAGCGATCAAGTGAACACCGACACTGGGCGAGAGAACGTCAATGCGGTGTTCTATAAGTCGTCAGCATTGGCCAAACGAATCTCGGCGTTTATTGATTTTATCCATCCGAGATTGCGTTTGTAGTCGAAGGGCGATTACAGCGCTTGTTCGAATCCAACTAAAGGCACACGTGTCGAAACAGCGTGCAGTGCAATGTTATGGATCATCTCATCCACTGTTGTGCAGCAGTCTGCTAGGATAGATACCTCATACTTTTCAGCCGCTGGTGAGATCGCTGTGTGAGTGACACAGTTTTGAGTCATCATCCCGCACACTAACAGTTCGGTAATGCCTTTCTCTGTGAGGGTTTCTTCTAGCGTTGTCTTTTCAAAACTATCGGCAAAGGTCTTGATTACCACCGTCCCATTTGGGGCTGCTGCCATGATCTCTGGGTGAATTTCTGCCCCTTCGGTACCTTCGTTAAAAAATGGAGAGATGCCCATCGCAGGGTCAGCAATGTGCTGAATATGGATAACAGGAATACCTTGTTGGTCGGCTTTGGCGATCGCCTGTTTAATGTTGCTGAGTGTTTGCTCAGTGTTCCAAAGTGGGAACTGGCCCGCTGGGAAGTAATCATTTTGTAGGTCGATGACAAGAAGTGCTTTGCTCATAAGTAAATCCTTTGAATATTGCTTTGATTGAACAGGTTGTTGTGTCGATGGGGTTATTATGCGACTTGTCGTTTGGTTTGCTCAGAGTCTAAAATGACATTTATCGGGCTAAAAACGACAAAGGTAAAATGGATACCCAATTCATCAAGGTTGCGATTTGCCAATATCCGGGGGCACTAAACTCAGCGGTATATGGTTTAGAGGAGCTGTTTAGCATGGCTAATCGAGCCTGCGACGAGCAAAACCTTGCTGTCAGGTTTGAGCCTCAGATCTATAGGACAGAATCGCTGCCTTCGGAAAGCCAGCACATCGTTTTGCTGCCACCCAGTGGCGATGAGCAACACTATTTAAACCCGCCCAGCAAATTATTGGAGTGGCTTAGGCAGCAACATCAAGCAGGGGCTACGGTAGCCTCTGCGTGCGCTGGAGCCTTTATTCTTAATGCCAGCGGCGTGGTGGCTAAGCGATGTGTCACCACCCATTGGGGGCTGGCAGAACTGTTTCAATCCCATTTTCGTGACACGCCGTTAGATACCCGAGAGATCTTGATCGATCATGGTGATGTGATCACCGCGGGTGGATTGATGTCGTGGTTGGATTTGGGCTTAGAACTGGTTTGCCGCTACGCATCGCTTAGCGTGATGCGTCAACTTGGCAAGATACTGGTCATTGACACTGCGCCAAGAGAGCAGCGTTATTACCGCCAATTTTTGCCTAATGTTAATCATGGCGATAAACCGATATTGCAATCTCAGCAATACGTCAATCAACACTATGCCCAAGTTCTGGTGGTAAGCGAGCTTGCCAGTCGAGCCAACCTGACGGAACGCACCTTTCAGCGCCGTTTTCTCAAAGCGACGGGATTCAATCCCAATGCTTATATTCAGCAGCTTCGTGTGCAAAAAGCTTGTGATCTATTGGAAAGCAGTAACGATTCGTTTGAACGAATCGCAATGCTGGTGGGCTATGAGGATGTGAGTGCGTGTCGAAAAGTGTTTACCAAGCTGATGGGGCTATCACCCAAAGCGTTCCGAATGCGCTTTAGCCGAGAGCCCCAAATAGATTAGAAAATTACGCTATACAGCACACCTGCACCAATCGCCATCGACAGCACGACGCTAACAAAGGCAATGATCATCGGTGTTTTGAAGATAGATTTAAGCAAAATCACCTCGGTTAAACTGGCACCAGCACTGCCGATGATCAGAGCCATCACGGAACCAAGCGCCATGCCTTTTTGTACTAGAGCAGCACTGAGAGGGATCACGGCAACGGCTCGAATGTATAGTGGGATACCAATCACCGCAGCCAGTGGTATGGCATACCATTTGTCAGCACCGGCATATTCGGCAATAAACTCAGTAGGGATAAATCCATAGATAAACGCACCAATAGAGACCCCTAGCAATAGATAGGGCAGTACTTGCTTGAAATCCGCCCAAGTGGTTTGCCAGATTGTTAGCCAACGACTAGGTGTTTTGGCTGTCAGGGTCATGGTCGAATCTGCGCAGCAACTTACTTCAACTTCTTTAGGAGCCGCTTCGTTGCAGCAGCTGCTTGTTTCCACTTTGGGCTGTGATGAGCAGCCAGATGCTTGAGTGCTTTGATAAGCCTCTTCTTTGACGTAACGCTCAAATCCCAGTTTCTCCAGCACGTAGCCTGCTGTAACTGATACTCCCATGGATACCATGAAATAAAAAAGTGCCACTTGCCAGCCAAAGGTCACGACAAAAAGGCCAATGACAATCGGGTTAAGTAGGGGGCTGGCAAACAAAAAAACCATCATAGGTCCAAACCCAGCTCGGGCACGCAATAAACCTTTTAGGAATGGGATCGTCGAACAGGAGCAAAATGGTGTGATTGATCCCAATAGCGCCGCTATCCAGTAGCCTCGCCCATTCTTAGAACTCAGGATCGCTTGGATCTTTTCTGGTGTTACATAGCTTTGCAGCACACCGACCAGATAACTGATCACTAAAAATAGAATAGTCAGTTCAGCGGCCAAAAAGATAAACATATCTAGGGCTTCTTTACCCATTTCGAGCCAGGTTGGGTTCATGATTTTTCTCCAGATTAATTTCTATATTTCGAAAAATATAGAAATGTAAGGTGAGGCGCAAGTGTTTTATTTCGATAAAAATGGAAATAAATACTAAGTTTATGAAAATTAGGAAGTAAAAATTTATCCTATTGGAATACCAAGCGGCAACAAGCTCGCTAAACGTCACTGAGCTTTCAATACACCCATCAGTTGGTTATATTTCTGAAAGTATCGAACTAATGAGAATCTGCCTAACCATGCTGGAACTTGAAGCCGTCGCCAAAGCACTGAAAGAGCTTGGTCATCCAACTCGTCTATCTATCTACAAAGCGGTCGTTAAGGCCGGGCACCAAGGCGTTGCTGTAGGTGGTTTGCAGCAGGAACTTGGAATTCCCGGCTCGACGCTGTCGCATCATATCTCCAATCTTTCATCGGCGGGGTTACTTTCTCAGCGTCGAGAAGGGCGCACGCTTTATTGTGTCGCTGAGTACCAGCAATTAGATAAAGTGATAGACTTTCTTCAAGACCAATGCTGTATCGATGAGCAATGCGATTAGGTCAAGACGCCCTATTATCGAAGGAATGAAGTAGATGGATATTAATCAAGTTGAGTCATTTTTAGAGCGCTGTAAAGGCAGTGAAGCAAGCTATCCTTTTGGTCCCGAGGCAAGAGTGTATAAAGTCATGGGCAAGATGTTTGCCTTGCTCGCAGAAGGGGACTCCCCCCAGCGAATTACCTTAAAAGCAAAACCTGCCGATGTGGAAGTATTAGTGGAAGAGTTTGAAGCAATTATCCCAGGCTACTATATGAACAAGCGCCACTGGGTCACAATTTCTTTAGTCGATGAAATTGGTGAGTCCATGCTTCAAGACTTGATTGAAAACTCATACCAACTGGTAGTTAAGGGACTAACCAAGGCTGCAAAACAAGAGCTTGCTGACCAAGCATAGAGCATCACCTCAATTAACCAAAATGCCTGCGTAACTGTGTTGGTTAGGCAGGCATTGCAGCGTTTGAATTAGTTAGAAAACTCTTTTGCATCTTGGCTTTTTAGTACTTTATGACCGTCTTCGGTGACCCCTAGTTTCCAATAGCTGCTGAAGTAACTTGCGTCTCTGCTAATGTCCCACTGCTGTGAGAAATAACGGCGGATAGTACGCATCTGACTGAACTCTGCAGCGCACCATATTGCAGCGCTACCGTTTTGTTTAGGCAGCTTTTCTATCGCCTGTGACAGATCTTCTGATGCAGGCTCGCTGACTACCCACTCAATCTGAATGCCTTTTGGTGCCGATAACGGCTGAATGTCCGATGCACTGGTGACTTGAATAAATGCATGTCCTTTGGCATCAGGTGTTAAGTCTTCAAGGGCTGCTGCTAACGCAGGTATTGCCGTCATGTCTGCGGCGTAAATTACCGTTTCTACTTTGGTATTGATCGGCTTACGTGGCCCGGGACCTGCGACATTGATGGTATCACCAACATTAGCGGTTGCCGCCCATTGTCCCGCAAGCCCACTACCAACCTCTTGGCTATCATGGGTATGTTTAACGAAATCAATCGTTAGCTGTTTATTAGTACTATCAAAGCTACGTATGGTGTAGGTGCGCATCATTGAGCGCTCACCCTCCGACAGTTGGCTCAGGTCGGTGCTGCCTTGTGGGGTAAATAGTAGCTTAACGTACTGTCCTGCGCAGTCAGGTGGAAACTGGTCGTGCTTTTCAAAGCTGAGGGTTAAGCGGATGTAGTTTTCACTAAGGTTTTCTTTGCTAATCACGGTAAGTAGCTTAGGTGCTTTACTTGGGCTCATTTTCATAACTCCAGCTTTGATGATGTTTTTCAATGCATTTTTAATAGTCATTAGCTTCTCAAAAACTCCTCGATTTTAGGTTTGATCGTCATGGAAATGATAATCATTAATGTTATCCCGACAGGCAGTGCTGCTGCAAACGCTTGTGCCCAACTTGTCACGAAGTGTTCAAGATCATTAAAGCCAATATTGTTTGCTGCGGTGGAAAATGCCATCAATGATTCCATGATAACGGCCATAATCAGACCTACAGTCAGGTTCACTTTTTTCTCGCTGCTGTTAGGCATGAACTTGCTCACCAACTTGCTGACTAAATTCATCATAGTGAAGCCAATCGGCATCATGAAGATGGTGGTGGTGAAAAAGGATGTCGCCCAGTCTTGGAAGAAGCTGTCGCTAAACCCTAGGTTCATATAGGTCATTACCCCAGTTAATGTGCCGCCCATGACGGTCATCATGGATGCGATCACCATAACTTTTTGCCACAAAGGGTTTTTGCTCGTTTGTGGTGTTGGTGGTGCAACCATCGGCTGAATGTTTGATTGGGTTGTCATATCTCGTCTCCAATGTTGCAATAACTTGTAATTAAGTTGATAATGTCAACTATATTGTTATTTGGTTGATGTTGTCAACTACATTTCTTAGGGTAGATCTATGTCAGATATGAAGTCTTTAGAAAACATCTTTGGTTTTATGCACTTACTCAAACGCACCATGCACGCAAAAGTTGAAGAGCTCGACTTAGATTTAGCGCCAATGCATATCCGAGCGATGAAAATCATCGAGAAACACGCACCCTGTACGGCGGTAGATATCGTCAATGTGCTCTGTCGAGATAAGGCGCAGGTGACAAGGTTACTCAAGGTATTGATTGACCTTGAACTGATTGAAAAGCAGCCAAATCCAGAAGACAAACGCAGTCAGTTTTTAGTGATTACCGACAATGGAAAAGCACAGATGGCTCGCTT
It contains:
- a CDS encoding methyl-accepting chemotaxis protein gives rise to the protein MKSITAKILSVLTVLLLVVGAIISATLYWSNGDELQQEFAQDQQNLSKQLEVILQEPVYVYDKDIIQSIIESFNSNSMVADISVVDHRGQSLGQTNSSTAADDSFTVPLAWEGKPIGEVKVGISHLAMQKTLDQLLMQSVLSVLATIALAVIVLVSVLQKLVLQPLQKVNSVLGDIASGGGDLTARIPVETQDEIGQLSGRFNAFIETIQNIIKDMSVASESLDKASASVSSIVENARRSNATQMELTSSSATNIEHLDVATQEIAQSTESTVQKANQACDVADKSKASIEANINNIRSLVDNLEIATEEVASLKDTSDNIGSVLDVIKGIAEQTNLLALNAAIEAARAGESGRGFAVVADEVRALASKTHDSTTEIETIIEELQKRAEASHKATQASKSMVGETIDQAQQTGVALEQISSEMTGINDMVIMISSACEEQSNVTQLVSNDMAQLKSGAEQLEQESSHTEQVVNQLIDIGGQLTSQIARFKY
- a CDS encoding cysteine hydrolase family protein — its product is MSKALLVIDLQNDYFPAGQFPLWNTEQTLSNIKQAIAKADQQGIPVIHIQHIADPAMGISPFFNEGTEGAEIHPEIMAAAPNGTVVIKTFADSFEKTTLEETLTEKGITELLVCGMMTQNCVTHTAISPAAEKYEVSILADCCTTVDEMIHNIALHAVSTRVPLVGFEQAL
- a CDS encoding MFS transporter, with product MPLALLALTLSAFAIGTTEFVIVGLLPTMAADLNVSLPSAGLLVSLYALGVAIGAPVLTALTGNWPRKKVLLSVMALFVAGNLLAWQAPSYSTLVMARILTGLAHGVFFSIGSTIATGLVSKDKAASAIAIMFTGLTVALVTGVPLGTYIGQTFGWQATFLTVAVLGLIALIGSAWLVPANLKQPPATKLSAQLKVLTHPRLLLVYAITALGYGGTFTAFTFLAPILQQVSGFGESTIGLIMLVYGVSVAVGNIWGGKMADKLGPVKALKIIFVGLASILLVFNVAAYHPVSAVLTILIWGAFAFGNVPGLQVYVVSLAEKYVPDAVDVASGLNIAAFNVGIALGAWGGGEIVASSGVMNTPWAGALIVVGALLLTYLSGMLDKRQTNKAFA
- a CDS encoding ABC transporter ATP-binding protein; this encodes MSQPFLDLTQLGMRFPTPQGEFVALKNVDLPIEKGQFISLIGHSGCGKSTVLNLVAGLLDPTDGGVILDGKEVDGPGPERAVVFQNHSLLPWMTVYQNIELAVKQVAQGQSKAWVKEQVEHYLSLVQMTHASDKKPDEISGGMKQRVGIARALALKPKVLLMDEPFGALDALTRAHLQDALMEIQADLNNTVIMITHDVDEAVLLSDRIVMMTNGPAATIGEVLDIELPRPRNRVELADNATYQSYRQSVLKFLYEKQAHVKPAPKPAKQTNVA
- a CDS encoding ABC transporter substrate-binding protein; this encodes MKLLTTLLAACLSTSVLAKPLVVPGKPGEEKLMQYVFEELVKRSDRFDSIKHLYGQDGDPNTAKMMADLDSGQLDIAYVAGSKDLEAAHTAIYFPIYRGLLGMRLPIVKAQNSNIFSGVNSFNRMQQFVACQGKAWPDTFILEANGIKIAKSLKYPNLFPMLEGDRCDYFPRGVFEPFTEVENHKDLNLVVDKHVIVRYRMPFYFFTAKNNPELAEHFYQILLEMFEDGTYNQLFFNDPQVSESLKLAGLEKRVIFDLDNPYLTERSKQIPAKFWFDPLQGEK
- a CDS encoding LysR family transcriptional regulator yields the protein MLTRSDDLEVLLAVVDTGGFSSAAQALDIQVARVSRAVTRIEQQLGTSLLNRTTRRVELTDEGAQFVDSVRQGLLLLEQAEQTLVEQDAKPKGKLRVDAVSPFLIHQLVPLMQEFKHEYPDIELELTSNEGIVDLLEKRTDVAIRIGRLSDSTLHARPLGKSRLHIVASPAYLKRCGVPQKISQITQHQLLGFSGAKTLNQWPLPEIGSITPTMISSNGETVRQLALAGNGIACLSEFMLKEDLESGALVSLFSDQVNTDTGRENVNAVFYKSSALAKRISAFIDFIHPRLRL
- a CDS encoding GGDEF domain-containing protein, with protein sequence MSKKEEFQKATENLRKAVPLMIKNQVPTTPSNYALWYTYVDNTLPELNRDLDQVIDEFGICPSAQTDALYRTHVAQKTETDVAHMRLSLERLLSEVGHSMNDTLNNTSAFQNQMDKSFGSLERMEDDGLSFEEVMGLVRKLLVESKDIRHTTQFLNNQLNTASSEIEQLKEKLEKVQQDSLYDGLSSLMNRRAFDKDMEAYTASGEPFSLILLDIDHFKNYNDQFGHLFGDMVIKSIAKRLQTSCREGIAAYRFGGEEFALICPNKQLRLAIRFAESVRTSLEKLKIRDKRTGKQVESITASFGVAEFQPDETAHDLVDRADIQLYEAKRLGRNRVLPI
- a CDS encoding ABC transporter permease; this translates as MASNVIALFPSKQVVANRSKALLLPLIGITVFLLVWHISAKQVQTSLGTLPGPVQTAQQFQGLVDEHLEELNKEEAFYLRQEKRNAAKLAKNPDATVKIRSYTGKPTFFDQIVTSLVTVAAGFILATAIAIPAGIVLGLNQSVYQAFNPIIQLLKPVSPLAWLPIVTMVVSALYVSDDPMVAKSFVNSLLTVALCSLWPTLINTAVGVASVEKDLLNVSKVLQLSWWKHLVHIVLPSSVPMIFTGLRLSLGIAWMVLIAAEMLAQNPGLGKFVWDEFQNGSSNSLGRIMVAVITIGFIGLLLDRGMLALQKHVSWNKQQVLR